A DNA window from Anaerocolumna sp. AGMB13020 contains the following coding sequences:
- a CDS encoding AraC family transcriptional regulator encodes MDTILYYRMDSGHLPRIRYIDQVTVKPPHVHMRRKTEEFILYYIISGEMHINEGSRSYILRPDDMLILDPSLEHYGTKSAECTYFYIHFYHDEMKEHQEEKEVIKKLLKDHRLTSLKTHECAINERRLHDIILPKYYHINQPTASSGLIELLYQLRESHHNHLEYFQLKTSSIFLELMIALSRELTSGFLYSDNSLSSTRSTRMIYDLLAFFQDNYASEISSKSIEEKLGCNFDHINRMFKKATGTTIFAYLNELRISKSKHLLSDGSGKISEVAEKTGFRDVYYFSKVFKKYTGITPGAYSRKIN; translated from the coding sequence ATGGATACTATACTCTATTACCGAATGGACAGCGGTCATCTGCCACGCATCAGATATATCGATCAGGTAACAGTAAAACCTCCCCATGTCCATATGAGAAGAAAAACAGAAGAATTTATTCTGTATTATATCATTTCCGGAGAAATGCATATTAATGAAGGTAGTAGAAGTTATATCTTAAGACCGGATGATATGCTGATACTTGACCCCAGCCTGGAACATTACGGCACGAAATCCGCCGAATGTACCTACTTTTATATCCATTTTTATCACGATGAGATGAAAGAGCATCAGGAGGAGAAGGAAGTTATCAAGAAATTATTAAAGGACCACCGGCTTACCTCCTTAAAAACCCATGAATGTGCCATAAATGAACGCAGGCTACATGACATTATTCTTCCAAAATATTATCATATCAATCAGCCAACTGCCTCTTCAGGACTTATTGAGCTGCTCTATCAGCTAAGGGAGTCTCACCACAATCACCTGGAGTATTTTCAATTAAAGACCAGCAGCATTTTTCTGGAGTTGATGATAGCCTTGTCCAGAGAGCTGACCTCCGGATTCCTATACAGTGATAACAGTCTCTCATCCACCAGGTCCACCCGAATGATCTATGACTTGCTTGCGTTTTTTCAGGATAACTATGCCTCGGAAATATCCAGTAAAAGTATTGAAGAGAAGTTAGGCTGTAATTTCGACCACATCAACCGGATGTTTAAGAAAGCCACCGGAACAACAATTTTTGCCTATCTGAACGAGCTGCGAATCTCCAAATCCAAGCACCTGCTTTCAGACGGCTCCGGTAAGATTTCTGAAGTGGCGGAAAAGACCGGCTTCCGTGATGTTTATTATTTTTCAAAGGTTTTTAAAAAATATACCGGAATTACTCCCGGTGCTTACTCAAGAAAAATCAACTGA
- a CDS encoding beta-galactosidase, producing MKVNFMKSSGREAVFLTQEENSCTVEYAAAGGGITLSGVKEAGKRYIAGDIEVLEEHSVAMMLRFFVPGAEKEQILMRFGLLPGFKTRVCLDLNWLDNSTIYTNRTPGLLKLVIHGQRTELKEVERIELGIEKTYHNVKVRLENFILTDEKPEEFPIPDKKIVDEFGQWKEKEWPGKIHSLEELKSRLKENEGKAEYPFTEWNSWGGDGSRKLKEGTGYFGTHKTADGRWHLIDPEGCDYFSFGPCLTGAGDQCRIDNFEQVCDWLPAEEEEEYRDFYRKGTRRRTAYMPLDSYKLTSFTALNLKRVYGENWMEKWEEIAHHILMKNGLNSQGNFPGLCVNNGRSKLPYVRELPGFPGTDTLIFRDFPDVLSPEYQEKSEVYAKKLLEWKEDPWLIGYFLRNEPEFNFVEGLAIADEVLYNPASTYCKKGLIKYLQDTYRTIESLNQAWETSFADFKALENPIKKCSSLYPKSAEDIRKFSVHLIREYIRVPAVACRAVDKNHLNLGLRWSKAYNIDMMAGWEYFDVFSINCYDFDPTRDMDFVKNAGVDLPILLGEFHCGALDRGLTATGLKGVKNQEERGVMLRHFVEKVAVHPYGVGAHWFQFNDQFCLGRYDGENYQIGMVDICMQPHKELMEAAYETAKVLYKVRNNEAEAYDRSPVAIPMIGY from the coding sequence ATGAAAGTTAATTTTATGAAGTCATCGGGCAGAGAAGCTGTCTTTCTTACACAGGAAGAGAACTCATGTACCGTTGAATATGCGGCAGCAGGGGGAGGCATTACGCTTTCTGGGGTAAAGGAAGCAGGAAAAAGATACATTGCAGGTGATATTGAAGTCTTAGAAGAGCATTCAGTAGCCATGATGCTGCGCTTCTTTGTACCCGGCGCTGAAAAAGAACAGATTCTGATGAGGTTTGGATTGCTGCCGGGTTTTAAGACGAGAGTATGCCTGGATCTTAACTGGCTGGATAACAGTACAATCTATACGAACAGGACACCAGGATTATTAAAACTTGTTATTCATGGACAGCGCACAGAGTTAAAAGAAGTGGAAAGAATCGAGCTGGGAATTGAAAAAACCTATCATAATGTGAAGGTTCGATTGGAGAATTTCATCTTAACGGATGAAAAACCGGAGGAGTTTCCAATACCGGATAAGAAAATCGTAGATGAATTCGGCCAATGGAAAGAAAAAGAATGGCCTGGGAAAATTCATTCTCTGGAGGAATTAAAATCCCGGTTAAAAGAAAACGAAGGGAAAGCAGAATATCCTTTCACTGAGTGGAACAGCTGGGGCGGTGACGGAAGCCGCAAATTAAAGGAGGGAACCGGATATTTTGGTACCCATAAAACCGCAGATGGAAGGTGGCACCTTATAGATCCGGAAGGCTGTGATTACTTCTCCTTCGGACCTTGTCTGACCGGTGCCGGAGACCAGTGCCGCATTGATAATTTTGAACAGGTGTGTGACTGGCTGCCGGCAGAAGAAGAGGAGGAGTACAGGGATTTTTATAGAAAGGGAACCAGGAGAAGAACGGCCTATATGCCCTTAGACAGTTATAAGCTGACCAGTTTTACTGCCCTTAATCTGAAAAGAGTATACGGTGAGAACTGGATGGAAAAATGGGAAGAAATCGCTCATCATATCCTTATGAAAAATGGTCTGAATTCACAGGGAAATTTCCCTGGATTATGCGTCAACAATGGAAGAAGCAAGCTTCCTTATGTCAGGGAACTTCCAGGCTTCCCCGGTACAGATACCTTGATCTTCAGAGATTTTCCTGACGTACTTTCGCCAGAATATCAGGAGAAATCTGAGGTTTATGCAAAGAAGCTCCTGGAATGGAAAGAGGATCCCTGGCTTATTGGGTATTTTCTTAGGAATGAACCTGAATTCAACTTTGTAGAAGGACTTGCAATCGCCGATGAGGTGCTCTATAATCCTGCCTCTACCTATTGCAAGAAGGGATTGATAAAGTATTTGCAGGATACCTACAGAACCATAGAGTCCCTGAACCAAGCCTGGGAAACAAGCTTTGCTGACTTTAAAGCTCTCGAAAATCCTATAAAGAAGTGTTCTTCGCTATATCCAAAATCAGCGGAGGATATCAGGAAATTCTCCGTACACCTTATCAGGGAATATATAAGAGTACCCGCTGTTGCCTGCCGTGCTGTTGATAAGAATCATCTCAATCTGGGGCTTCGCTGGTCCAAAGCTTATAACATTGATATGATGGCTGGCTGGGAGTATTTCGATGTATTCTCCATCAACTGCTATGACTTCGATCCCACAAGGGATATGGACTTTGTGAAAAATGCAGGAGTCGATCTGCCCATCCTGCTTGGTGAGTTCCACTGTGGAGCCCTGGACAGAGGTCTAACCGCAACTGGATTGAAAGGTGTTAAGAACCAGGAGGAAAGAGGTGTTATGCTAAGACATTTCGTAGAAAAAGTGGCTGTTCATCCTTACGGTGTAGGCGCTCATTGGTTCCAGTTCAATGACCAGTTCTGTCTTGGCAGATACGATGGCGAGAACTATCAGATCGGAATGGTAGATATCTGCATGCAGCCGCATAAGGAGCTGATGGAGGCGGCATATGAAACTGCAAAAGTACTTTATAAGGTGAGGAATAACGAGGCAGAGGCCTATGACAGAAGTCCCGTAGCCATACCTATGATCGGGTATTAG